TAGCCCCGGATTATCGTAGGTTGCATAAGCATCATGATGTGCGGTGTCTGAAAGGCTCTGCGTCATGGTGGTCATGCACAGGGCGTCTTCGGGCGCGCCGGTTCCTACGTCCCGGTCTACCAACCTGAGCATGGCCGCCACCCATCGTTTGGTAGCGAGAGTGTCGGCTCCCATTTGACGATGTAGGAGTTTCACCATGATCAAACCAACACCCAACCCACCCGAAACCGACCCAACCTCCCCCTACGAATCCCCCAACTCCAAAAAACTCCACGACGCCGCCGAGCGCGCGCTGGATCACTACCTCTTCCCCGCCGCCGGGGTCATGTCGTCCTGTAACGAACCCGAGCGGATGTACCTGGCCAATCCGAAGTACAACACCGAATGTTTGCTGGCCAATGCCAGCGAAACCCTGAGTTCTGCGAGCGAGATGCTCAGTAACTTCGCCGCCCTGCTCGATCCCTCGAACCGCAAGACGGCGCTGGGTATTGCGCAGGTGGTGATGATTGCCGAGCTGGCGGTGATCAGGCGCTGGATCACGTCGAGGTCGCGTAACCGGTCGGCGTCTGTAGAAGCAGTCGGTGGCTGCTTCTACAGCGCTATTCGTTGAGCGCCTTTTGTTGCGGGAACGGATGCGATTTCGGCAGGTATGCGATACCTTGCGGCCCCGAAACCGGCTTGTATTCATGGAGGAAAAATGCGGATTTACATTACAGGGGCTTCGTGTGCGGGCGTGACCACGCTGGGTCGAAACAGCGTTGACTCGATGGCGGCGGATGTCATTCGTGCGTTGCCGCAAGCATGAAGCTAAAACCACTACTCATCAGCCTTCTCTGCTGCATCAGCTCCCCATCCCACGCAACCGACGTCCCGATCAAAGAACACATGCCCTTTGTAACCGCACGAAAGGCCTTGATCAAAAACGGCTGGAAGCCGAGCCCGACCTACACAGGTGAATACGGGGTCGAAAACATCCTCCAGAGAAAGGGCTTCACTGAAATCGAGTCGTGCACGGTTGGTCTTCAATTCTGCAGTTTCAACTACGTCAGGAACGGCGTCTGCCTGGGTGTGGCGACTGTCGGGGAAGAGGTCAAAGACATGAAGGTCTATTCCTGGAGTTTCAAATGTCCTGAGCAGGATTGAGGCTCTTTAGAACGCCTCAATCCTGCTGCCGCACCATGACTGACAGCCCTTACCAAGATCAGGTGTCGGATTGATGGGCCGACCAGTGTTTCATTTCTTCTGCAATGAAGTGGTTTACCAGGTCACGGTACATCTGCTCGATTGCATCCGGGCTCAAGCCCTCAACTTCGGCCCACACGCGTCGTGTTGCCAACATGGCCTTGAAACGCTCCGGAGCACGCACGGAAGTTGCTGAGGTCTAGAAAAGGGGACTGATTTATTTTCTGAGAAATAAATCAGTCCCCTTTTTTGGTCCTTTTTTAAGCTTCAGTGTCATGTCGCGGCACTACGCCAAGGGCTTCTCTGGCCACGAATATCGCTTTACCGGTGACAAAGACTCGGTAGCGAGGGTCATGTTCACCACCGTAAGGAATTTGATCAGACCAGCTCACTACCCCTAGCTTTTTGAGCTCGTGCTCCAGGGCCATGGCGTTATCTTGGGACTTAAAGAAGCCAACACAGTGGTCATGACGCATTGCCACGATGTATTTGAAGAAAAAATCGCAGGCTTGGGACTCACTGTCGGAGACATGGATTGGCGGTGAATCTTCACCTCGTTCCGTATAACAAACCTGCCACTGCTCGCCCTTGCGGCTCAGATAAAAGGCGTCGGAAGCCGCGCCACGCGAGCCGATGGCAAAACTGGACGGGTTGCATCCCTCTTCTAACAGGCGCTCTGCGAGCTCTCGTGAGTTCATTGCTTCCAAAAGTTTGTCCTCGATGCCGGCAAATGGGGGCAAAACGGCAGGCGCTATTTCACCTTCGTCGCGTCACTGCAGCGCAATCCTACACCGCCATCCACAATAGATTTACTACGCCGACAACGCTCCGAGCAGTAGCGCACGTCCTCCCAGCAGCGAGCCCATTTCTTCCTCCATGTGAATGGAAGGCCGCAGGTCGCGCAGGTTTTGACGGGCAGCACACTCTTTTTCACAACGACTCACCATCGTCCAATTGCTTGAGCAACCACTCGCCGCGTTGCCAAAGCGCCTGTTGTTTGGAATCAGGCATGCGGTCGAGGTTTTTGTAGATCATGCTCATGCGTTGATTGCCACGCAGTCGGTCGCCGTGACGCATTAGAAAGTGCCAGTAAAGCGAGTTGAAAGGGCAAGCTTCGTCGGTGGTGCTTTCGCTCACTTTGTAGGCGCAGCCACGGCAATAGTCGGACATGCGCTTGATGTATTGGCCGCTCGCACAATAGGGTTTGGAACCGAGATAGCCGCCATCGGCGTGCATGACCATGCCCAGTGTATTGGGTAGTTCTACCCAGTCGAAGGCGTCCATGTAGATCGCCAGATACCACTCACATATTTCACTCGGTGCGATACCGGCGAGCAGTGCGAAGTTGCCGGTCACCATTAGTCGTTGGATGTGGTGAGCGTAGGCATGTTCCAGGCTCTGGCTGATAGCCTGGCGCATGCAGTTCATCTGCGTTTTGCCTGTCCAGTAGAACTCTGGAAGCGACCGCGTATTACCAAAGGCATTTCCCTGGGCATAGTCAGGCATCTTCAGCCAGTAGACGCCTCGGACATACTCACGCCAGCCGATCAGTTGTCGAATAAAGCCTTCGGCGGCGTTGAGTGCAATGTTGCCGGACCAATACGCAGATTCCACATCGCTGCAAAGCTGGCGAAGATCCAGCAAGCCGATATTAAGTGCCGCGCTTATACGCGCATGAAACAGAAACGGCTCATCGCTGGCCATGGCGTCTTGATAGTCGCCGAAGGCTGCCAGGCCCCAATCGAGAAAGTAATCCCACAGGGCCTGAGCTTCGGCGTGGGTGACCGGATAGTCGAACGTGTCGAGGGCGCCATAGTGACCGGAGAAGTTTTTGGCAACTAACGCAAGCACATCCCGGGTGATTGCGTCTGGCGTAAAACGGGCTGGCGAAGGCGGCCTGACACCCTTGGGCAAGGCTTTGCGGTTTTCCGCATCGAAGTTCCAGGCGCCTCCGACCGGGCTGCCGTCGCCATTGAGTAACAACCTGCTCTTGCGGCGCATCTCTCGATAAAAGAACTCCATGCGCAGCTGTTTTTTGCCCTGCGCCCAGTGAGAGAAATCGGCACGTGTGCAAAGAAAGCGACGATCGGAATGCCACGTGATCGCCAAGCCACAGTCCCTGATTGAATGCTCCAGTCGCCAGTCACCGCACTCCGTGACGTGGAGTTCATCCGATTGCAGGCGTGACTGCCAGCGGTGCAACTCGCTAGGCACGGATCCAGTGTTTTCCGGATCATCGAGCGTTACGTACTGCACCCTGATTCCCCTCTGCTGCAACGCTTCGGCGAAGTGACGCATGGCGCTGAAAATCAGGACGATCTTTTGCGGGTGATGAGGAACATGGCTGGCCTCTTCCATCACCTCGACCAGGAGCACCGTATCGCGCTCTTGATCCAGCCCCTGCAGCGAGGCGAGGTCGAAAGATAACTGGTCGCCCAGGACGAGGCACAATCGGCGAGTCGTATGCATCAATCAGGTTCCAGTTGACGGGGAGCATGAGGGCCCGACGATTTCGTGGATTAAATCCACGCAACGTTTTTCAAGAAGGGAGACCTGAATTCTTGTACAAGAATTAAGAAATGTACAATTTTATCGCAGGGTATCGGCTGGGACACGCCAAGCGCTTCACCAAAACCAATACGGCAAAAACTTCGGCGTGGGCTCGATCATGAGTTCCAGGTGGTAGGTGATGGGGTTGAAGAAGAACATATCCAGTATCAGAAAGGCCCCTACCCCGAACGACAGCGTCATGAACTCACGGTAGCGATGCTCGACGAAGTACTCGCGTTTGGCATGGTAGAAGCTCAACAACGCAAACAGTCCAAGGCCTGCGCCCAGGTAGTTGGGCTGCAATGGGACTTCCGCAAAGTTGTTGTACACGAGCACCGATAACAGCAGGCCCAAACCCAACGCCGGCAACTTGAGACAGAACTGCATCAAGCCGTTTTTGGCGCGGACGAATGCCGCTTCATGGCTGACAAAGAGGTAGGCGGCCAACAGGGAAATGGCCGGGGTGATTGCCAGTATGTAGCGCGCTTTCTTGGAGCTTGGAATCGTGAACAGTACCAGCAGCACCAACAGCCACCCGGTTAGATAAAGCAGCAGGTCGATGTCTTTATCGCGGGTCGAGCGGAAGAACAGTTTGTACTTCTTCAAAATCACATTGATGGCGTAAAACACCGTGAACCCGTAGGTAAACAGGCCTGCGGAGAAGTAGAAGTAATAGCGCGGTGCGTGGTCGGAGCCGAAGCGCCCTATTCCTTGCATGTTCAGGACTTCAACGAGAAACGCTTGCCCCCCTTGCAGGTACGCGGCCCAGGCCAGCAGCACAACTCCGGCGGCCAGAATCAGGCCGGAGAGGAATGAAAACAACAGCAACATGCGCCATTGGCGGCTCAGGAAGTAATAAGCCCCGATGACACAAGCGGGCCCGATCAAACCGATAGGCCCACGAAACGCAAAGCCCAGCGCCAGCCCCACGAACAGGAACACCAGGCGACGCGGGTCTTTTTTCAACTCGGCCGAATAGGCAACGTAGAAGCAGATCAATGTGAACAGGGCCGGATAGATATCAAGTGCCAGTGAGTTCACGCCGTCCAGAAAGGCCCAGGTCAACAGGCTGAAAAGTACGCCGTAAGCGCCCCACTTCTTGCTGTGCAACGCCCCGAGCCGATAAATGAACACCATCATCAGGGAGGCGGCAATGCAGGAAGGCAGGCCCATTGAGAGTATGGAGACGCGGCCAAACGGCAAGGAAGCCAGATAGACCAGTAAGGTGTTGAGGACCGTATAGTCGGGATACGGTTTGAGGTCGTCGGCAATGGGAAACAGCGTGACGCCGTTCGCCAGCATGTAATCGGCGAAGTCGACAAAGCGTGTTGTGTAGTTGAGGACAGCGGGTTTGTACTGCAACACCATGAATACGGCCAGTGTCATGAAGAAAATGCTCAGGCATGGATTTCTTGTAATCAATCCCTTCAACATGCCAGCCCGCCAAGTGCGCTCTACAACAAGCGGGGCATCATATCGATCCATCGGTAACCCTTTAGTGAAGTTGTTCTTTTTGGCTCCAGTCCGGAAAGCGCGCTAACGCTGAAAATGAAGTCCTGCTCTCTGGAAAGTTGAGTTTGAGCCTAGTCCACGACATGGACTATTCAAGCAGCACGCTCCCCAACACTTCCTGAACGAGACTAACGAAAGTCAATAAAAAGCCCGGCCAGACTCCTTCGTCACTGACGAAGAGTATCTAGCCGGGCTTTTTGCAGTTCAGTTATTGGTTATTGACGGTGATGTAGGGGTCCCAAGTGCGGTCCGGGCCAATCTGGTTAAGGTCACGGTCGTACAACGCGAAGGTGATGGTGTACCAGAGTTTTCCCGGGTTCAGAGCAGTAGCTTGCCACAGGGAGTACGTCACATCGGTTTTGGAAACACCGCCGGGCGCAGGCTTGTTCAGATAGATCACTACACCGGGCACGTTGAAAGAGACCGGTGTCGAGATGGTGCCTTTGTAATCGCCGCCCAAGTGGGGATCGCCAGGCTGGACGTTTTTGATCTGTGCGATGCGGTCGAAGTTGCGCGACAGCGTGGTGGCACGCCAGCGGATGTTGTCGCCGGTTTTGACGTCGATCCACAACTCGTTACCACCTTCGCCGGTATTACCGCCGGAATGGGGGTCGACGGCATCGCGCGTCACCAGCATGGAGATCGCACCGCCTACGTCATTGGGATGGGCCAGCAGGTAATCGGCATCGACGTTGACGAGCACGTCATAGGTGTTGGTCGCACTGGACATTTTGCTGCTCCTTGTTGGAATGGCATGAACGACCGCGCCCGCAAAGGCTGTCCGGCTCATCCGGTCCCTGGATGCGGTCTGCGGAGAACGATAGGAGATGGCTTTATGGTGTCAACGTGCAATCAGTTGACGCGGGATAAACGCGGTGTGACGCGGAGCGACCAAGGCTTTGATTTACTTCTCTACCAGCCAATTTCCTCATCATTTTTTGGATGTTCACTGACTGCTTGGATTGGCAAAGGCGCACAGTCGTTGTCGGCAAGTGCGTCATGGCATCCTGCAAGTTGAGCGACCCGCCTGGTTAACTTAAGGTGATTACGCATGACTACACTGCACCGCGCCGCGCTGGCGATCGCCAATACATGCGTGCCGTCATTACAAAAAAAACGAGGCCGGTTTTCGCCACGACCGCGCAGAAACGGAAAGGAATTTTCATGGACCGGAAAAAAGACTCATCCGCCACTTCAGATTGGGTAATCCGTAGCGCCCAACCCGGCAGTGTCGAGCGGATCGAGGCGTGGTTCGGCAGCCACGGCTACGACCCGCACCGCCACGACACCTACTCGATCGGCCGTACCTTGGCAGGCGTGCAGAGTTTTCACTACAAGGGTTCGTTGCGCCATGGGGTGCCAGGCAACACGCTCGTGCTTCACCCTGACGAACTTCATGATGGCATGGCCGGCACCGACGCGGGTTTTCGCTACCGTATGGCTTACGTTGATCCGGCATTGATCCAGAACGTCCTGGGTGGGGAACCCCTGCCCTTCATCACCAGCGGGCTGTCGAACGATCCACGCCTGTACCATGCCAGCGAAGCGTTCGTGCGAGCGGTGGATCATCCTCTGGAGACGCTGGAAGAACAGGACGCCCTGTATGACCTGGCAATCGCGTTGCGTCTCGTCGGGGGCAAACCTCGCGGCCGCAAGCGCCTTGATTACCGCTCAACCGAACGCGCCAGAGCGTTTATCCTGGAACATCTGCACGTGGGCATCACGCTGGAGATGCTCGAACATGCCAGCGGACGCGAACGCTGGAGCCTGTCACGCGACTTCAGGACGCTCTACGGCACCAGTCCCTACCGATTCGTCACCCTGCGCCGCCTGGATCGCTTTCGCGAATTGATCCTTGACGGCTTCGCATTGGTTGATGCTGCCCTCGCCGCAGGTTTCCACGATCAGAGTCACATGACGCGACATTTCACGCGCTGCTACGGCGTCCCTCCCATGCGTTGGCTGGAGCGTTTACGGCTCGCACGCTGACTTGCAGGATCGTACAAGAACACTCGATTCACTGTTCTATAGGCTGACGACTCCAACTATCCAGAGGGTCCGTCATGCCTGAGTCCCGTCACCAACAAGTATCGCTCCCTATAAATCTGACGCATAAAGCTTCGCTGATCGAACAGCAATGGAGCCCGAGAGTTGTCGCGGAAATGAACGACTACCAGTTCAAGGTAGTGCGAATCGAAGGCGAGTTCATATGGCACTCTCACCCTGAGACCGACGAAGCGTTTCTTGTGCTGGAAGGCACCTTGCGCATCGATCTGCCGGAGGGCTGCGTCCATGTGAATCCCGGCGAACTGTATGTGGTGCCACGCGGCATCGCACACAGGACCGGCGCGCAAGGTGAAGCAAAACTTCTGATGATCGAACCACGAGGCATTTTGAACACGGGCCATCAAGATGACGAACGAACGGCGTTGAATAACGTCTGGATATGATTCGGAGATCCGACAGCAACCGCCCGGACGCATCGACAGATCAATGTCATCGGCAGACGGCACGCTGAGGCGAAGACAT
The sequence above is a segment of the Pseudomonas sp. HS6 genome. Coding sequences within it:
- a CDS encoding AidA/PixA family protein, producing the protein MSSATNTYDVLVNVDADYLLAHPNDVGGAISMLVTRDAVDPHSGGNTGEGGNELWIDVKTGDNIRWRATTLSRNFDRIAQIKNVQPGDPHLGGDYKGTISTPVSFNVPGVVIYLNKPAPGGVSKTDVTYSLWQATALNPGKLWYTITFALYDRDLNQIGPDRTWDPYITVNNQ
- a CDS encoding SPOR domain-containing protein, which encodes MEAMNSRELAERLLEEGCNPSSFAIGSRGAASDAFYLSRKGEQWQVCYTERGEDSPPIHVSDSESQACDFFFKYIVAMRHDHCVGFFKSQDNAMALEHELKKLGVVSWSDQIPYGGEHDPRYRVFVTGKAIFVAREALGVVPRHDTEA
- a CDS encoding ArnT family glycosyltransferase, yielding MTLAVFMVLQYKPAVLNYTTRFVDFADYMLANGVTLFPIADDLKPYPDYTVLNTLLVYLASLPFGRVSILSMGLPSCIAASLMMVFIYRLGALHSKKWGAYGVLFSLLTWAFLDGVNSLALDIYPALFTLICFYVAYSAELKKDPRRLVFLFVGLALGFAFRGPIGLIGPACVIGAYYFLSRQWRMLLLFSFLSGLILAAGVVLLAWAAYLQGGQAFLVEVLNMQGIGRFGSDHAPRYYFYFSAGLFTYGFTVFYAINVILKKYKLFFRSTRDKDIDLLLYLTGWLLVLLVLFTIPSSKKARYILAITPAISLLAAYLFVSHEAAFVRAKNGLMQFCLKLPALGLGLLLSVLVYNNFAEVPLQPNYLGAGLGLFALLSFYHAKREYFVEHRYREFMTLSFGVGAFLILDMFFFNPITYHLELMIEPTPKFLPYWFW
- a CDS encoding DUF2256 domain-containing protein, with product MKKSVLPVKTCATCGLPFTWRKKWARCWEDVRYCSERCRRSKSIVDGGVGLRCSDATKVK
- a CDS encoding cryptochrome/photolyase family protein, whose protein sequence is MHTTRRLCLVLGDQLSFDLASLQGLDQERDTVLLVEVMEEASHVPHHPQKIVLIFSAMRHFAEALQQRGIRVQYVTLDDPENTGSVPSELHRWQSRLQSDELHVTECGDWRLEHSIRDCGLAITWHSDRRFLCTRADFSHWAQGKKQLRMEFFYREMRRKSRLLLNGDGSPVGGAWNFDAENRKALPKGVRPPSPARFTPDAITRDVLALVAKNFSGHYGALDTFDYPVTHAEAQALWDYFLDWGLAAFGDYQDAMASDEPFLFHARISAALNIGLLDLRQLCSDVESAYWSGNIALNAAEGFIRQLIGWREYVRGVYWLKMPDYAQGNAFGNTRSLPEFYWTGKTQMNCMRQAISQSLEHAYAHHIQRLMVTGNFALLAGIAPSEICEWYLAIYMDAFDWVELPNTLGMVMHADGGYLGSKPYCASGQYIKRMSDYCRGCAYKVSESTTDEACPFNSLYWHFLMRHGDRLRGNQRMSMIYKNLDRMPDSKQQALWQRGEWLLKQLDDGESL
- a CDS encoding AraC family transcriptional regulator, encoding MDRKKDSSATSDWVIRSAQPGSVERIEAWFGSHGYDPHRHDTYSIGRTLAGVQSFHYKGSLRHGVPGNTLVLHPDELHDGMAGTDAGFRYRMAYVDPALIQNVLGGEPLPFITSGLSNDPRLYHASEAFVRAVDHPLETLEEQDALYDLAIALRLVGGKPRGRKRLDYRSTERARAFILEHLHVGITLEMLEHASGRERWSLSRDFRTLYGTSPYRFVTLRRLDRFRELILDGFALVDAALAAGFHDQSHMTRHFTRCYGVPPMRWLERLRLAR
- a CDS encoding cupin domain-containing protein, with translation MPESRHQQVSLPINLTHKASLIEQQWSPRVVAEMNDYQFKVVRIEGEFIWHSHPETDEAFLVLEGTLRIDLPEGCVHVNPGELYVVPRGIAHRTGAQGEAKLLMIEPRGILNTGHQDDERTALNNVWI